A region of Lycium barbarum isolate Lr01 chromosome 1, ASM1917538v2, whole genome shotgun sequence DNA encodes the following proteins:
- the LOC132631993 gene encoding agamous-like MADS-box protein AGL29 codes for MERKSFSIRKNVEVQFIKDKRAEHAKISKMQKALCKKANELSILCGIEIAIIIFSIGGQPFLFGNPDVESVVHQFLEANQPTASPSSRYIMKKRKKEERQNKGKDIDQSEDFKMTDLENFEKLNQEIEKFEDYLIKEIVEQQSATGSEDPEVVLEMNATSSLTLPSNWLSL; via the coding sequence ATGGAAAGAAAGAGTTTCTCGATTAGAAAAAATGTTGAGGTGCAGTTTATCAAAGATAAACGTGCTGAGCATGCTAAAATATCTAAAATGCAGAAAGCTCTCTGCAAGAAAGCAAATGAGCTTTCTATTTTATGTGGAATTGAAATCGCAATAATTATTTTTTCAATTGGAGGTCAACCATTTTTATTTGGTAACCCTGATGTTGAATCGGTTGTCCACCAATTTTTGGAGGCCAACCAACCAACTGCATCTCCATCAAGCCGCTATATAatgaagaaaaggaagaaagaagaaCGTCAGAACAAAGGAAAAGATATCGATCAGTCAGAGGATTTTAAGATGACTGACTTGgaaaattttgagaaattaaaccAAGAGATCGAGAAATTTGAAGATTATTTGATTAAGGAAATTGTTGAGCAACAATCTGCGACTGGTTCTGAAGATCCAGAAGTTGTGCTTGAAATGAATGCAACTAGTTCTTTGACTTTGCCATCTAATTGGTTGAGTCTTTAA
- the LOC132610247 gene encoding nucleoporin NUP159-like has product MGNPRQAKKASPKVAGKGKGHGAGKVTSRLRNEDQIKDTRATKKPVAPSRPASPSESSSSSDEESSSSSSSHSESRQAVTPAHRPQPPIRQPTAEERKKECEQEWRETDIRMRAMYEQGNNGLPSIQADLAQVKADIQGLKIPEMEPSAPILPLDPSLFSTEPTKPLDDELTEGKEENEKEEEKENEEEENEGEESEEVPEVESEGDLASET; this is encoded by the coding sequence ATGGGTAACCCACGACAAGCAAAAAAGGCTTCACCCAAGGTTGCAGGCAAAGGAAAAGGTCATGGTGCAGGCAAAGTAACCTCACGGTTGCGCAACGAAGATCAAATCAAAGACACCAGGGCTACAAAGAAGCCAGTCGCACCTAGCAGGCCAGCCTCACCATCCGAAAGTTCCTCCTCGTCTGATGAGGAGAGTTCGTCTAGTTCGTCGAGCCATAGTGAATCCAGGCAGGCTGTCACACCAGCACATCGACCTCAACCgcccattagacagcctactgcggaggagcgcaAAAAAGAGTGCGAACAGGAATGGAGAGAGACAGACATCCGGATGAGAGCTATGTATGAGCAAGGCAATAATGGTCTCCCATCCATTCAAGCAGACTTGGCACAGGTCAAGGCAGATATTCAGGGGCTAAAAATCCCTGAAATGGAGCCTAGTGCACCTATTCTACCATTGGACCCGAGCCTATTCTCTACTGAGCCCACCAAACCGCTGGATGATGAGTTGACTGAGGGGAAAGAAGAAaatgagaaagaagaagaaaaagagaatgAGGAAGAAGAAAATGAGGGGGAGGAGAGTGAGGAAGTACCTGAGGTTGAGAGTGAGGGTGACCTGGCTAGTGAGACATAA